From Pseudothermotoga thermarum DSM 5069, a single genomic window includes:
- a CDS encoding regulatory protein RecX, with protein sequence MDEQMFEKALERAKRLLKYRLRSKWELKIRLLEAGFDEAIVEKVIQELEKKGIINDEKFAKLFADHMLNVEGYGPFRIKMKLKELKVDEATVEKAIDEVLRENDVLQIMKRILNLHRVDKSKAREYLFRRGFTPDLLELLDTEVGGADE encoded by the coding sequence ATGGATGAACAAATGTTCGAAAAAGCCCTTGAACGCGCTAAAAGACTTTTAAAATACCGCTTACGTTCAAAGTGGGAGCTGAAAATAAGGCTCCTTGAAGCTGGATTTGATGAAGCAATCGTCGAAAAAGTCATCCAAGAGCTGGAGAAAAAAGGAATAATAAACGATGAAAAATTTGCAAAACTTTTCGCAGATCACATGCTGAACGTTGAAGGATACGGACCTTTCAGGATCAAGATGAAGTTGAAAGAATTGAAAGTTGACGAAGCAACCGTTGAAAAAGCCATAGATGAGGTCTTGAGGGAAAACGATGTGTTGCAAATCATGAAAAGAATTTTAAACCTTCATAGGGTTGACAAGTCTAAAGCCAGAGAGTATTTGTTTCGAAGGGGTTTTACACCAGATCTTCTAGAACTTTTAGACACTGAAGTAGGAGGTGCTGACGAATGA
- the recA gene encoding recombinase RecA, producing the protein MNEKEKKEKLEVLEKAIKKIETTFGKGSIMILGEETQVTPVEVVPTGSLALDIATGVGGYPRGRIVEIYGPEASGKTTLALHAIAEVQKLGGIAAIVDAEHALDPTYAKALGVDLKTLLISQPDYGEQALEIVDELVRSNAVDLVVVDSVAALVPRVEIEGSMGDLQVGLQARLMSQALRKIAGSVSRSKAIVIFTNQIRMRIGVMYGSPETTTGGLALKFYASLRIEVRKGEPIKEGTEIIGNTVNAKVVKNKVAPPFKKADFDIIYGKGIVRENEIFNVGVAEGLIQRKGSWFFYVSDSGKEYTLGQGKSNVVAFLQENPQIADEIENKIRQKYNLPLIKRADNG; encoded by the coding sequence ATGAATGAAAAAGAGAAAAAGGAAAAACTCGAGGTCTTGGAAAAAGCCATAAAGAAAATCGAGACCACCTTTGGAAAAGGTTCGATAATGATCTTGGGGGAAGAAACCCAGGTTACACCTGTTGAAGTTGTTCCAACAGGTTCATTGGCTTTAGATATAGCAACAGGAGTTGGAGGATATCCAAGAGGCAGGATAGTGGAGATATACGGCCCAGAGGCAAGTGGAAAAACCACGCTTGCTCTTCACGCAATAGCAGAGGTGCAAAAGCTTGGAGGGATAGCTGCAATAGTCGATGCAGAACATGCTTTGGATCCAACCTATGCGAAGGCTCTTGGCGTTGATCTTAAAACCTTGCTGATATCCCAACCTGACTATGGAGAGCAAGCCTTGGAAATAGTAGATGAACTCGTAAGAAGTAACGCAGTCGACTTGGTTGTGGTTGATTCCGTTGCAGCGTTGGTACCAAGAGTGGAAATAGAAGGAAGCATGGGAGATCTGCAGGTTGGACTTCAAGCAAGGTTGATGTCACAAGCTCTTAGGAAAATAGCAGGAAGCGTCAGCCGCTCCAAGGCTATTGTGATATTCACAAACCAAATACGCATGAGAATAGGCGTTATGTACGGAAGCCCAGAAACCACCACTGGTGGACTTGCGTTGAAGTTCTACGCTTCGCTGAGAATCGAGGTCAGAAAAGGAGAACCGATAAAAGAAGGAACGGAAATAATCGGAAACACCGTCAACGCAAAGGTCGTGAAAAACAAAGTCGCCCCACCGTTCAAAAAAGCCGATTTTGACATCATCTATGGAAAGGGTATCGTGAGGGAAAACGAGATATTCAACGTCGGCGTGGCGGAAGGTTTGATACAACGAAAAGGCAGCTGGTTCTTCTACGTATCCGATTCCGGAAAGGAATACACCCTTGGCCAAGGCAAAAGCAACGTTGTGGCTTTCTTGCAAGAAAATCCACAGATTGCCGATGAAATTGAAAACAAAATCAGGCAAAAATACAACTTGCCTTTGATCAAAAGAGCCGACAATGGATGA
- the thpR gene encoding RNA 2',3'-cyclic phosphodiesterase — protein sequence MRTFIAIDVNEQVRDVAMQIVEKLMRRGFKANWVSRENVHLTLFFLGEVDPKKVDEITRHLYDRIKGFPSFYYHVEKLGYFVKNNKPAVIWLGVRTNQALQKLYEEMEAELSKHNFSFEKKFTPHITIGRVKDPLPPAWKALLEDITYEPILVAVDRFAVYSSTLTPSGPIYKKLYECQFEGGVIKYE from the coding sequence GTGAGAACTTTCATAGCAATTGATGTCAACGAACAGGTCAGAGACGTCGCCATGCAAATTGTTGAAAAACTGATGCGAAGAGGCTTTAAAGCCAATTGGGTCAGCAGGGAAAATGTACATTTAACGCTGTTTTTCCTTGGTGAGGTTGATCCAAAAAAGGTTGACGAGATAACGAGGCATCTTTACGATCGAATAAAAGGTTTCCCATCGTTTTACTACCACGTTGAAAAACTGGGGTATTTCGTCAAAAACAACAAACCTGCGGTGATATGGCTTGGTGTTAGAACAAACCAAGCCCTTCAAAAACTTTACGAAGAAATGGAGGCAGAGCTTTCAAAGCACAACTTTTCCTTTGAAAAGAAGTTCACCCCCCACATAACCATCGGCAGGGTGAAAGATCCTCTTCCGCCAGCGTGGAAAGCGCTTTTGGAGGATATAACCTACGAACCAATATTGGTTGCAGTTGACAGATTTGCCGTTTATTCTTCAACGCTAACGCCATCAGGTCCAATTTATAAAAAGTTGTACGAATGCCAATTCGAAGGAGGCGTAATCAAGTATGAATGA
- the pgsA gene encoding CDP-diacylglycerol--glycerol-3-phosphate 3-phosphatidyltransferase, with protein sequence MNLANFLTLFRMFLIIPMFPIIALGHWKPALFLFIVGALTDYFDGLAARKLNQVTNFGKVFDQIADKVFVNGVMIALIPKVPAWLVALFVSRDTVISAVRILAANNGVVIQANIYGKAKTFVQMILLIFVLFSNAFGLKLEWFTALLIYLSAFLTILSLVIYVYQNKTALGGSR encoded by the coding sequence ATGAACCTGGCAAACTTTTTAACACTTTTTCGAATGTTTTTGATCATACCGATGTTTCCGATCATAGCCCTTGGCCATTGGAAACCGGCGCTTTTTCTGTTCATCGTCGGCGCCTTAACCGACTATTTCGATGGTTTAGCAGCTCGCAAGTTGAACCAAGTGACAAACTTTGGAAAAGTTTTCGACCAAATAGCAGACAAAGTCTTCGTCAACGGCGTCATGATAGCTTTGATACCGAAGGTTCCAGCTTGGCTTGTTGCTCTTTTCGTATCAAGGGATACAGTCATAAGTGCGGTGAGGATCCTTGCTGCAAACAACGGTGTTGTCATTCAAGCAAACATTTATGGAAAAGCGAAAACATTCGTTCAAATGATTCTTTTAATTTTCGTTTTGTTCTCAAATGCCTTTGGACTCAAACTTGAATGGTTTACTGCTTTGTTGATCTACTTGAGTGCATTTTTGACGATTTTGTCGCTGGTTATTTATGTTTACCAGAACAAAACTGCACTGGGGGGATCGAGGTGA
- the rimO gene encoding 30S ribosomal protein S12 methylthiotransferase RimO, with protein sequence MKIGIKVLGCPKNEADCNVLEAILRHRGHEIVKDAKKADVIIIDTCAFIEDAKKEAIDEILTFAQFKSKHNFFLCVKGCLVQRYADELAKEIPEVDAWYGILPPSEVADAVENRVKFLVKDPITVYEESSRCEKGKTFAYIKIADGCDRACTFCSIPAFKGAFKSRTLESIEKEAAELIEQGVKELILVAQDTTAYGVDLYGKPSLPTLLERLNKLEKDFTIRVMYLHPDHLTDEIIEAMLGLEKVLPYLDIPVQHGSDKILKRMGRTKTAEQLLELIEKIRKINPDSAIRTSIIVGFPGETDEDFEQLLNFLQEAKFDRLGCFIYSEEEGTVASQFPEKVPHEVASQRQEEVMLLQSEISEERLKRFLNKKLRILVESSNKNYYIGRSHLDAPEIDGVVLVEKTKRIKPKDFYTVLITSTTEYDLKGVLVE encoded by the coding sequence ATGAAAATAGGAATAAAGGTTTTAGGTTGTCCAAAGAACGAGGCAGATTGCAATGTCCTGGAGGCGATACTACGCCACCGGGGCCATGAGATCGTAAAGGATGCAAAAAAAGCCGATGTAATAATAATAGATACATGCGCATTCATAGAAGATGCAAAAAAGGAAGCAATAGACGAAATATTAACCTTTGCGCAGTTTAAATCGAAGCACAACTTTTTTCTTTGTGTAAAGGGTTGTCTTGTTCAAAGGTACGCCGATGAACTTGCAAAGGAAATACCTGAAGTTGACGCTTGGTACGGGATTTTACCCCCAAGCGAAGTTGCCGATGCTGTTGAAAACCGCGTAAAGTTCCTTGTCAAAGATCCCATCACCGTTTACGAAGAATCGTCAAGGTGTGAAAAGGGAAAAACCTTTGCTTACATTAAAATCGCCGATGGTTGCGATAGAGCCTGCACTTTTTGCTCTATCCCGGCCTTCAAAGGAGCTTTCAAAAGTCGAACGCTTGAAAGTATAGAAAAAGAAGCCGCAGAACTCATAGAACAAGGCGTGAAAGAACTAATCCTGGTGGCGCAAGATACAACCGCCTACGGTGTTGACCTTTACGGTAAACCTTCCCTTCCAACGCTTCTTGAAAGGCTCAACAAACTTGAAAAAGATTTCACCATAAGGGTGATGTACCTTCATCCCGATCATTTGACGGATGAAATCATTGAAGCGATGCTTGGTTTGGAAAAGGTTTTGCCGTACCTCGATATACCCGTGCAACACGGTAGCGACAAAATTTTGAAAAGAATGGGAAGGACAAAAACAGCAGAACAGCTTTTGGAACTGATAGAAAAAATAAGAAAAATCAATCCAGACAGTGCGATAAGAACCAGTATCATAGTTGGTTTTCCAGGTGAAACCGACGAAGATTTTGAACAACTTTTGAATTTTCTGCAAGAAGCAAAGTTCGACAGACTTGGTTGTTTCATTTACTCTGAAGAAGAAGGAACAGTTGCAAGCCAATTTCCCGAAAAAGTCCCACACGAAGTGGCAAGTCAAAGGCAAGAGGAAGTAATGCTTCTTCAAAGCGAAATTTCCGAAGAAAGGTTGAAGCGATTTTTAAACAAAAAGCTTCGTATCCTTGTAGAATCTTCCAACAAAAACTATTACATCGGTAGAAGCCATTTGGATGCACCAGAAATCGATGGGGTTGTTTTGGTGGAGAAAACAAAGAGAATAAAACCAAAAGATTTCTACACCGTTTTGATAACTTCCACCACGGAATATGATCTGAAGGGAGTGTTAGTGGAATGA
- a CDS encoding DUF4416 family protein, producing MGEIKKVELVNLVIFIFSQYVDYWINELRGELEEKFGPIDYISPELPFGIYTAYYNDELGSNLTGKLLSFEKLIHPSLLADVKIYTNWLEKKYAVEGKRRFNLDPGYVHHMNFVLASTKPWANRIYLKNGIYAEVTLMYLSGEFRHWEFTYPNYQSEVYKKELEHIRKLYIEKRKRLLKGDEINENRNKGFRLSKERGRLQCPGGDTTPPGP from the coding sequence GTGGGAGAAATAAAGAAAGTTGAGCTTGTAAACCTTGTGATTTTCATATTCTCACAATACGTGGACTATTGGATCAACGAGTTAAGAGGAGAACTTGAAGAAAAATTTGGACCGATCGATTACATTTCACCAGAACTACCATTTGGAATTTACACAGCTTATTACAACGACGAATTGGGATCTAATTTGACTGGAAAGCTTTTGAGCTTTGAAAAGTTAATACATCCATCACTTTTAGCGGATGTAAAAATCTACACGAATTGGCTTGAGAAAAAATACGCAGTTGAGGGAAAAAGAAGGTTCAACCTTGATCCGGGTTATGTTCACCACATGAATTTTGTCTTGGCTTCAACAAAGCCTTGGGCAAACAGGATCTATTTGAAAAACGGCATTTACGCAGAAGTGACTTTGATGTACTTGTCTGGTGAATTTAGACATTGGGAATTTACCTATCCAAATTATCAAAGCGAGGTTTACAAAAAAGAACTTGAACACATCCGCAAACTTTACATCGAGAAAAGAAAACGGTTGCTAAAGGGTGATGAAATCAATGAAAATAGGAATAAAGGTTTTAGGTTGTCCAAAGAACGAGGCAGATTGCAATGTCCTGGAGGCGATACTACGCCACCGGGGCCATGA
- a CDS encoding helix-turn-helix domain-containing protein, with protein sequence MEKWKTIGEKLKNAREEKDLSVEQVAEALKIPAWKIRMIEEGAFDRVDAPFYVKQYIKEYATLVGLKPEEILEVYEPKKVEPKPTSKSFLNGDLGKFLLVGLFAASLIFFVYSGYNFFKTLKNMNIKFINLSNDVVYFEGLALNPNETVLLQVGKRYKVTNNKGVCAIRTMSKEWRILAENFEVIVWEK encoded by the coding sequence GTGGAAAAGTGGAAAACCATAGGGGAAAAGTTGAAAAATGCCAGAGAAGAAAAAGATTTAAGCGTTGAGCAAGTAGCCGAAGCTTTAAAAATACCGGCATGGAAGATCAGAATGATCGAAGAAGGTGCCTTTGACCGAGTCGATGCACCGTTTTATGTCAAACAGTACATTAAAGAGTATGCAACGTTGGTCGGGCTAAAGCCGGAAGAAATCCTTGAAGTATATGAACCAAAAAAAGTTGAACCAAAGCCAACTTCAAAAAGTTTTTTAAACGGTGACCTTGGAAAATTTTTGCTGGTTGGATTATTTGCAGCTTCGTTGATCTTTTTTGTTTACTCAGGTTATAACTTCTTCAAAACCTTGAAGAACATGAACATAAAGTTCATCAACTTGTCAAACGATGTGGTTTACTTCGAAGGACTTGCTTTGAATCCAAACGAAACCGTTTTGCTGCAGGTTGGTAAAAGGTACAAGGTCACCAACAACAAAGGTGTTTGCGCGATTAGAACAATGTCCAAAGAATGGAGAATTTTGGCTGAGAACTTCGAGGTGATCGTGTGGGAGAAATAA